A single window of Gossypium hirsutum isolate 1008001.06 chromosome A10, Gossypium_hirsutum_v2.1, whole genome shotgun sequence DNA harbors:
- the LOC107897322 gene encoding DEAD-box ATP-dependent RNA helicase 41 isoform X3, translating to MPFKFQFPLFDDDVKLNSKDQRDALADEPKCVICGRYGEYVCDETDDDICSLECKQAILLRVANSLPVCSSSTQRLPATDECFYVRDSVDRSGSPSLTCDQAELLRNKLEIHVKGGVIPAPVLAFSSCGLPQKLLQNIETAGYVMPTPVQMQVIPAALDGQSLLVSADTGSGKTASFLIPIISLCAKLYPNNNSNIRKPLAVVLTPTRELGIQVEDQAKLLGKGLPFKTALVVGGDPIARQLYRIQQGVELIIGTPGRLIDILTKQDIELTDVKIFGLDEVDCMLQRGFWDQVMQIFRALSQPQLLMYSATISQDMEKIASCMATDIVTVSIGKPSRPSRAVKQLAIWVESKQKKQKLFDILRSKHFRPPAVVYVGSRAGADLLSDAITATTGIKALSIHGTKSMKERREIMRMFLVGEVSVVVSTGILGRGIDLLAVRQVIVFDMPNSIKEYVHQIGRASRLGEEGNAIVFVNDEDKKLIPEFVDILKSSGAIIPRELGNSRYNVVSLPSGKNFKKRKYGG from the exons ATGCCTTTCAAATTCCAATTCCCTTTATTCG atgatgatgttaaaCTGAATTCTAAAGATCAGAGAGATGCTCTGGCGGATGAACCTAAATGTGTTATTTGCGGGCGCTATGGCGAGTATGTATGTGATGAGACAGATGATGATATTTGCAGCTTGGAATGTAAACAAGCCATACTCCTCAGGGTTGCTAACTCATTGCCAGTTTGCTCATCATCTACTCAGCGATTACCTGCTACTGATGAATGCTTTTATGTTAGAGATTCTGTTGATAGGTCAGGCTCTCCATCTTTAACTTGTGATCAAGCTGAATTGCTTCGAAACAAACTTGAAATTCATGTAAAAGGAGGTGTGATTCCTGCTCCAGTATTGGCATTTTCTTCCTGTGGTCTTCCTCAGAAGCTCCTACAAAATATAGAAACTGCAGGGTATGTCATGCCAACACCGGTCCAGATGCAAGTAATCCCAGCTGCTTTAGATGGACAAAGCCTTCTTGTTTCAGCTGACACAGGCTCTGGGAAAACTGCTTCCTTTCTTATTCCTATCATTTCTCTTTGTGCAAAACTTTACCCCAACAACAACTCAAATATCAGAAAGCCATTAGCGGTGGTTCTAACACCAACTAGGGAACTAGGTATCCAAGTTGAGGACCAAGCTAAGTTGCTTGGAAAAGGTTTGCCTTTCAAAACTGCACTTGTGGTTGGTGGAGATCCCATTGCTAGACAACTCTATCGCATTCAGCAAGGAGTGGAACTAATTATTGGAACACCGGGCAGGCTTATTGATATTTTAACCAAGCAAGATATTGAACTAACTGATGTAAAGATATTTGGTCTGGATGAAGTAGACTGCATGCTTCAAAGGGGCTTCTGGGACCAGGTGATGCAGATTTTTAGGGCTCTGTCACAACCCCAGTTACTGATGTATTCTGCAACAATTTCACAAGACATGGAGAAAATAGCAAGTTGTATGGCAACCGATATTGTTACTGTTTCTATTGGCAAGCCTAGCAGGCCGAGTAGGGCTGTGAAGCAGCTAGCCATCTGGGTTGAGTCAAAACAAAAAAAGCAAAAGCTTTTTGACATATTAAGGAGTAAACACTTTAGGCCACCTGCTGTGGTGTATGTGGGTTCCAGAGCAGGGGCAGATCTACTGTCTGATGCAATTACAGCCACCACTGGAATTAAAGCTTTGTCAATACATGGGACGAAGTCCATGAAGGAAAGGAGGGAAAtaatgaggatgtttttagttgGAGAAGTATCAGTAGTTGTGTCTACTGGGATTTTGGGTCGCGGAATTGATCTTTTAGCTGTGAGACAGGTGATAGTGTTTGATATGCCCAATTCCATTAAGGAGTATGTGCATCAGATTGGTAGGGCATCAAGATTAGGGGAGGAGGGTAATGCAATTGTTTTTGTGAACGATGAGGATAAGAAATTGATTCCGGAGTTTGTAGATATTTTAAAATCCTCTGGAGCTATTATTCCTCGAGAACTTGGTAATTCACGGTATAATGTTGTTTCTTTGCCATCAGGCAAgaacttcaagaaaagaaaatatggtGGCTGA
- the LOC107897322 gene encoding DEAD-box ATP-dependent RNA helicase 41 isoform X2, producing the protein MEGGNGNDPCESSVLQKDIYQGIDDDVKLNSKDQRDALADEPKCVICGRYGEYVCDETDDDICSLECKQAILLRVANSLPVCSSSTQRLPATDECFYVRDSVDRSGSPSLTCDQAELLRNKLEIHVKGGVIPAPVLAFSSCGLPQKLLQNIETAGYVMPTPVQMQVIPAALDGQSLLVSADTGSGKTASFLIPIISLCAKLYPNNNSNIRKPLAVVLTPTRELGIQVEDQAKLLGKGLPFKTALVVGGDPIARQLYRIQQGVELIIGTPGRLIDILTKQDIELTDVKIFGLDEVDCMLQRGFWDQVMQIFRALSQPQLLMYSATISQDMEKIASCMATDIVTVSIGKPSRPSRAVKQLAIWVESKQKKQKLFDILRSKHFRPPAVVYVGSRAGADLLSDAITATTGIKALSIHGTKSMKERREIMRMFLVGEVSVVVSTGILGRGIDLLAVRQVIVFDMPNSIKEYVHQIGRASRLGEEGNAIVFVNDEDKKLIPEFVDILKSSGAIIPRELGNSRYNVVSLPSGKNFKKRKYGG; encoded by the exons ATGGAGGgtggaaatggaaatgatccTTGTGAAAGTTCAGTATTACAGAAAGATATTTATCAAGGGATTG atgatgatgttaaaCTGAATTCTAAAGATCAGAGAGATGCTCTGGCGGATGAACCTAAATGTGTTATTTGCGGGCGCTATGGCGAGTATGTATGTGATGAGACAGATGATGATATTTGCAGCTTGGAATGTAAACAAGCCATACTCCTCAGGGTTGCTAACTCATTGCCAGTTTGCTCATCATCTACTCAGCGATTACCTGCTACTGATGAATGCTTTTATGTTAGAGATTCTGTTGATAGGTCAGGCTCTCCATCTTTAACTTGTGATCAAGCTGAATTGCTTCGAAACAAACTTGAAATTCATGTAAAAGGAGGTGTGATTCCTGCTCCAGTATTGGCATTTTCTTCCTGTGGTCTTCCTCAGAAGCTCCTACAAAATATAGAAACTGCAGGGTATGTCATGCCAACACCGGTCCAGATGCAAGTAATCCCAGCTGCTTTAGATGGACAAAGCCTTCTTGTTTCAGCTGACACAGGCTCTGGGAAAACTGCTTCCTTTCTTATTCCTATCATTTCTCTTTGTGCAAAACTTTACCCCAACAACAACTCAAATATCAGAAAGCCATTAGCGGTGGTTCTAACACCAACTAGGGAACTAGGTATCCAAGTTGAGGACCAAGCTAAGTTGCTTGGAAAAGGTTTGCCTTTCAAAACTGCACTTGTGGTTGGTGGAGATCCCATTGCTAGACAACTCTATCGCATTCAGCAAGGAGTGGAACTAATTATTGGAACACCGGGCAGGCTTATTGATATTTTAACCAAGCAAGATATTGAACTAACTGATGTAAAGATATTTGGTCTGGATGAAGTAGACTGCATGCTTCAAAGGGGCTTCTGGGACCAGGTGATGCAGATTTTTAGGGCTCTGTCACAACCCCAGTTACTGATGTATTCTGCAACAATTTCACAAGACATGGAGAAAATAGCAAGTTGTATGGCAACCGATATTGTTACTGTTTCTATTGGCAAGCCTAGCAGGCCGAGTAGGGCTGTGAAGCAGCTAGCCATCTGGGTTGAGTCAAAACAAAAAAAGCAAAAGCTTTTTGACATATTAAGGAGTAAACACTTTAGGCCACCTGCTGTGGTGTATGTGGGTTCCAGAGCAGGGGCAGATCTACTGTCTGATGCAATTACAGCCACCACTGGAATTAAAGCTTTGTCAATACATGGGACGAAGTCCATGAAGGAAAGGAGGGAAAtaatgaggatgtttttagttgGAGAAGTATCAGTAGTTGTGTCTACTGGGATTTTGGGTCGCGGAATTGATCTTTTAGCTGTGAGACAGGTGATAGTGTTTGATATGCCCAATTCCATTAAGGAGTATGTGCATCAGATTGGTAGGGCATCAAGATTAGGGGAGGAGGGTAATGCAATTGTTTTTGTGAACGATGAGGATAAGAAATTGATTCCGGAGTTTGTAGATATTTTAAAATCCTCTGGAGCTATTATTCCTCGAGAACTTGGTAATTCACGGTATAATGTTGTTTCTTTGCCATCAGGCAAgaacttcaagaaaagaaaatatggtGGCTGA
- the LOC107897324 gene encoding glyceraldehyde-3-phosphate dehydrogenase A, chloroplastic isoform X2: MAVKTPHLMSLPSMTLVVLSRLLTFSNMIPPLASSLPMSSLSALMASLLMARLSRLFLTATLPTSHGGKDLGIDLVIEGTGVFVDREGAGKHIQAGAKKVLITAPGKGDIPTYVVGVNADTYNSDEPIISNASCTTNCLAPFVKVLDQKFGIIKGTMTTTHSYTGDQRLLDASHRDLRRARAAALNIVPTSTGAAKAVALVLPTLKGKLNGIALRVPTPNVSVVDLVVQVSKKTFAEEVNAAFKESAEKELQGILSVCEEPLVSVDFRCSDVSSTVDASLTMVMGDDMVKVIAWYDNEWGYSQRVVDLADIVANSWK; this comes from the exons ATGGCCGTAAAGACTCCCCACTTGATGTCATTGCCATCAATGACACTGGTGGTGTTAAGCAGGCTTCTCACCTTCTCAAATATGATTCCACCCTTGGCATCTTCGCTGCCGATGTCAAGCCTGTCGGCACTGATGGCATCTCTGTTGATGGCAAGGTTATCAAGGTTGTTTCTGACCGCAACCCTTCCAACCTCCCATGGGGGTAA GGACCTAGGAATAGATCTAGTCATCGAAGGAACCGGTGTGTTCGTCGATAGAGAAGGTGCAGGTAAGCACATTCAAGCAGGAGCCAAGAAAGTGCTGATTACTGCTCCAGGTAAGGGTGACATCCCCACCTATGTTGTTGGAGTGAATGCTGACACCTACAACTCAGATGAGCCTATCATCAGCAATGCTTCTTGCACCACCAATTGCCTTGCTCCTTTCGTCAAGGTTCTGGACCAGAAGTTTG GTATCATCAAGGGCACCATGACTACCACTCACTCGTACACCGGTGACCAGAGGCTTCTTGATGCTAGCCACCGTGACCTCAGGCGTGCTAGAGCCGCAGCTCTCAACATCGTCCCGACTTCAACTGGTGCGGCGAAGGCCGTGGCCCTTGTACTCCCTACTCTCAAAGGCAAACTTAATGGCATCGCATTGCGTGTGCCAACACCAAATGTGTCGGTGGTGGACCTAGTGGTCCAGGTTTCAAAGAAGACGTTTGCTGAAGAGGTGAACGCTGCTTTCAAAGAGAGTGCAGAGAAAGAGCTACAGGGTATACTTTCAGTGTGTGAAGAACCCCTTGTTTCAGTGGACTTCAGGTGCTCTGATGTGTCCTCCACCGTTGATGCATCACTCACCATGGTCATGGGAGATGACATGGTTAAGGTGATTGCTTGGTATGACAATGAGTGGGGCTACTCTCAAAGGGTTGTGGATTTGGCTGACATTGTTGCCAATAGCTGGAAGTGA
- the LOC107897324 gene encoding glyceraldehyde-3-phosphate dehydrogenase A, chloroplastic isoform X1, with product MASATVSVAKPNLQIQAKGKGVGFADFSGLHNSSTSLPFARKTSDDFHSLVAFQTSALGSNNGGYRKGMAEAKLKVAINGFGRIGRNFLRCWHGRKDSPLDVIAINDTGGVKQASHLLKYDSTLGIFAADVKPVGTDGISVDGKVIKVVSDRNPSNLPWGDLGIDLVIEGTGVFVDREGAGKHIQAGAKKVLITAPGKGDIPTYVVGVNADTYNSDEPIISNASCTTNCLAPFVKVLDQKFGIIKGTMTTTHSYTGDQRLLDASHRDLRRARAAALNIVPTSTGAAKAVALVLPTLKGKLNGIALRVPTPNVSVVDLVVQVSKKTFAEEVNAAFKESAEKELQGILSVCEEPLVSVDFRCSDVSSTVDASLTMVMGDDMVKVIAWYDNEWGYSQRVVDLADIVANSWK from the exons ATGGCTTCGGCTACTGTTTCTGTAGCCAAACCCAACCTTCAGATTCAG GCAAAAGGAAAGGGTGTTGGTTTTGCAGATTTCTCAGGCCTACACAACTCCTCTACTAGCCTTCCCTTTGCCAGGAAAACCTCTGATGACTTCCATTCACTCGTTGCTTTTCAGACATCTGCT CTAGGAAGCAATAATGGCGGGTACAGGAAAGGGATGGCAGAGGCAAAGCTAAAGGTGGCTATAAATGGGTTTGGTAGGATTGGCAGGAACTTCTTAAGGTGCTGGCATGGCCGTAAAGACTCCCCACTTGATGTCATTGCCATCAATGACACTGGTGGTGTTAAGCAGGCTTCTCACCTTCTCAAATATGATTCCACCCTTGGCATCTTCGCTGCCGATGTCAAGCCTGTCGGCACTGATGGCATCTCTGTTGATGGCAAGGTTATCAAGGTTGTTTCTGACCGCAACCCTTCCAACCTCCCATGGGG GGACCTAGGAATAGATCTAGTCATCGAAGGAACCGGTGTGTTCGTCGATAGAGAAGGTGCAGGTAAGCACATTCAAGCAGGAGCCAAGAAAGTGCTGATTACTGCTCCAGGTAAGGGTGACATCCCCACCTATGTTGTTGGAGTGAATGCTGACACCTACAACTCAGATGAGCCTATCATCAGCAATGCTTCTTGCACCACCAATTGCCTTGCTCCTTTCGTCAAGGTTCTGGACCAGAAGTTTG GTATCATCAAGGGCACCATGACTACCACTCACTCGTACACCGGTGACCAGAGGCTTCTTGATGCTAGCCACCGTGACCTCAGGCGTGCTAGAGCCGCAGCTCTCAACATCGTCCCGACTTCAACTGGTGCGGCGAAGGCCGTGGCCCTTGTACTCCCTACTCTCAAAGGCAAACTTAATGGCATCGCATTGCGTGTGCCAACACCAAATGTGTCGGTGGTGGACCTAGTGGTCCAGGTTTCAAAGAAGACGTTTGCTGAAGAGGTGAACGCTGCTTTCAAAGAGAGTGCAGAGAAAGAGCTACAGGGTATACTTTCAGTGTGTGAAGAACCCCTTGTTTCAGTGGACTTCAGGTGCTCTGATGTGTCCTCCACCGTTGATGCATCACTCACCATGGTCATGGGAGATGACATGGTTAAGGTGATTGCTTGGTATGACAATGAGTGGGGCTACTCTCAAAGGGTTGTGGATTTGGCTGACATTGTTGCCAATAGCTGGAAGTGA
- the LOC107897322 gene encoding DEAD-box ATP-dependent RNA helicase 41 isoform X1, whose translation MPFKFQFPLFAYVMEGGNGNDPCESSVLQKDIYQGIDDDVKLNSKDQRDALADEPKCVICGRYGEYVCDETDDDICSLECKQAILLRVANSLPVCSSSTQRLPATDECFYVRDSVDRSGSPSLTCDQAELLRNKLEIHVKGGVIPAPVLAFSSCGLPQKLLQNIETAGYVMPTPVQMQVIPAALDGQSLLVSADTGSGKTASFLIPIISLCAKLYPNNNSNIRKPLAVVLTPTRELGIQVEDQAKLLGKGLPFKTALVVGGDPIARQLYRIQQGVELIIGTPGRLIDILTKQDIELTDVKIFGLDEVDCMLQRGFWDQVMQIFRALSQPQLLMYSATISQDMEKIASCMATDIVTVSIGKPSRPSRAVKQLAIWVESKQKKQKLFDILRSKHFRPPAVVYVGSRAGADLLSDAITATTGIKALSIHGTKSMKERREIMRMFLVGEVSVVVSTGILGRGIDLLAVRQVIVFDMPNSIKEYVHQIGRASRLGEEGNAIVFVNDEDKKLIPEFVDILKSSGAIIPRELGNSRYNVVSLPSGKNFKKRKYGG comes from the exons ATGCCTTTCAAATTCCAATTCCCTTTATTCG CTTATGTCATGGAGGgtggaaatggaaatgatccTTGTGAAAGTTCAGTATTACAGAAAGATATTTATCAAGGGATTG atgatgatgttaaaCTGAATTCTAAAGATCAGAGAGATGCTCTGGCGGATGAACCTAAATGTGTTATTTGCGGGCGCTATGGCGAGTATGTATGTGATGAGACAGATGATGATATTTGCAGCTTGGAATGTAAACAAGCCATACTCCTCAGGGTTGCTAACTCATTGCCAGTTTGCTCATCATCTACTCAGCGATTACCTGCTACTGATGAATGCTTTTATGTTAGAGATTCTGTTGATAGGTCAGGCTCTCCATCTTTAACTTGTGATCAAGCTGAATTGCTTCGAAACAAACTTGAAATTCATGTAAAAGGAGGTGTGATTCCTGCTCCAGTATTGGCATTTTCTTCCTGTGGTCTTCCTCAGAAGCTCCTACAAAATATAGAAACTGCAGGGTATGTCATGCCAACACCGGTCCAGATGCAAGTAATCCCAGCTGCTTTAGATGGACAAAGCCTTCTTGTTTCAGCTGACACAGGCTCTGGGAAAACTGCTTCCTTTCTTATTCCTATCATTTCTCTTTGTGCAAAACTTTACCCCAACAACAACTCAAATATCAGAAAGCCATTAGCGGTGGTTCTAACACCAACTAGGGAACTAGGTATCCAAGTTGAGGACCAAGCTAAGTTGCTTGGAAAAGGTTTGCCTTTCAAAACTGCACTTGTGGTTGGTGGAGATCCCATTGCTAGACAACTCTATCGCATTCAGCAAGGAGTGGAACTAATTATTGGAACACCGGGCAGGCTTATTGATATTTTAACCAAGCAAGATATTGAACTAACTGATGTAAAGATATTTGGTCTGGATGAAGTAGACTGCATGCTTCAAAGGGGCTTCTGGGACCAGGTGATGCAGATTTTTAGGGCTCTGTCACAACCCCAGTTACTGATGTATTCTGCAACAATTTCACAAGACATGGAGAAAATAGCAAGTTGTATGGCAACCGATATTGTTACTGTTTCTATTGGCAAGCCTAGCAGGCCGAGTAGGGCTGTGAAGCAGCTAGCCATCTGGGTTGAGTCAAAACAAAAAAAGCAAAAGCTTTTTGACATATTAAGGAGTAAACACTTTAGGCCACCTGCTGTGGTGTATGTGGGTTCCAGAGCAGGGGCAGATCTACTGTCTGATGCAATTACAGCCACCACTGGAATTAAAGCTTTGTCAATACATGGGACGAAGTCCATGAAGGAAAGGAGGGAAAtaatgaggatgtttttagttgGAGAAGTATCAGTAGTTGTGTCTACTGGGATTTTGGGTCGCGGAATTGATCTTTTAGCTGTGAGACAGGTGATAGTGTTTGATATGCCCAATTCCATTAAGGAGTATGTGCATCAGATTGGTAGGGCATCAAGATTAGGGGAGGAGGGTAATGCAATTGTTTTTGTGAACGATGAGGATAAGAAATTGATTCCGGAGTTTGTAGATATTTTAAAATCCTCTGGAGCTATTATTCCTCGAGAACTTGGTAATTCACGGTATAATGTTGTTTCTTTGCCATCAGGCAAgaacttcaagaaaagaaaatatggtGGCTGA